A stretch of Campylobacter volucris DNA encodes these proteins:
- a CDS encoding methionine ABC transporter ATP-binding protein, producing the protein MIKIQNLKKYYGKDLVINDVSLEVSKGEIYALVGHSGAGKSTLLRCINGLESYQDGSVKVFDQEIKTLKEKQLREFRKDIGMIFQHFALMSRKNIFENISMPLEIHGFSKTNIQKRVTELLELVGLSNKSHSYPAQLSGGQKQRVAIARALALNPKILLSDEATSALDPNTTNNILELIAQINKEFNISVILVTHEMEAVKQIAHKAVLLEHGQIIGKGKVEELFLKPSQKMREFLGENEFLPQNGVNIRLYFCKEKANQSIITHMARTLNIDFNIVWGKIEKLNNNALGNLVINISPKDQENVLNYLQNNGVIWELV; encoded by the coding sequence GTGATAAAAATACAAAATTTAAAAAAATACTATGGAAAAGACTTAGTCATCAATGATGTATCTCTAGAAGTTTCAAAAGGTGAAATTTATGCACTTGTTGGGCATAGTGGAGCTGGAAAATCCACTTTATTACGATGCATTAATGGTTTAGAAAGTTATCAAGATGGTAGCGTTAAGGTTTTTGATCAAGAAATTAAAACCCTTAAAGAAAAACAACTTAGAGAATTTAGAAAAGATATAGGTATGATTTTTCAACATTTTGCTCTAATGAGTCGTAAAAATATTTTTGAAAATATCTCCATGCCTTTAGAAATTCATGGGTTTAGCAAAACAAATATACAAAAAAGAGTCACAGAGCTTTTAGAGCTTGTAGGACTTAGCAATAAAAGCCATTCTTATCCAGCACAATTAAGTGGCGGACAAAAACAAAGAGTGGCTATAGCAAGAGCTTTAGCCTTAAATCCTAAAATTTTATTAAGCGATGAAGCAACTTCAGCTTTAGATCCTAATACTACAAATAATATCTTAGAGCTTATTGCACAAATTAATAAAGAATTTAATATAAGTGTTATTTTGGTAACCCATGAAATGGAAGCAGTAAAACAAATAGCCCATAAAGCTGTTTTACTTGAACATGGACAAATCATAGGAAAAGGAAAAGTTGAAGAATTATTTTTAAAACCTAGTCAAAAAATGCGTGAATTTTTAGGAGAAAATGAATTTTTACCTCAAAATGGAGTAAATATTAGACTTTATTTTTGCAAAGAAAAAGCAAATCAAAGCATTATTACCCATATGGCTAGAACCTTAAATATAGATTTTAATATAGTATGGGGAAAAATTGAAAAATTAAACAATAATGCTTTGGGTAATTTAGTTATCAATATTTCACCTAAAGATCAAGAAAATGTATTGAATTATTTACAAAATAATGGCGTGATTTGGGAGCTTGTATGA
- a CDS encoding valine--tRNA ligase produces MYDKSLEKEYYKICEERGYFEIDGNKKIQKKDKNFCIMMPPPNVTGVLHIGHALTCTLQDITTRYKRMDGYKTLYQPGLDHAGIATQNVVEKQLLAQGITKEELGREEFIKKVWEWKEQSGGTIVKQMRILGITPAWSRLRFTMDEGLVNAVKKAFVDLYNKKLIVRGNYMVNWCTHDGALSDIEVEHKENKGKLYHLRYFLENSNSYIVVATTRPETYFGDSAIMVNPNDQRYKNLIGQYAILPLINKKIKIIADEHVDMEFGTGAVKVTPAHDVNDYEVGLRHNLEFITIFDEKGILNEHCLNFKGKERLKARDEIVKTLEEKGFVEKIEDYTNQVGYCYRCKNIVEPYISKQWFVKNEIAKESIEKVNLGGSKFYPSHWINSFNAWMRELKDWCISRQLWWGHQIPVYYCQCSHEWASEETPTSCPKCQSSNFKQDQDVLDTWFSSGLWAMSTLGWGNKEWGKNTLWNESDLKDFYPNSLLITGFDILFFWVARMMFQSTNALNELPFKDIYLHALVKDEQGRKMSKSLGNVIDPVESVEEYSADILRFTLALLAIQGRDIKLSNDKLLQVRNFTNKLYNASKFLLLNEEKFEDLNPNQIQSTLAKYILSRFNLCVKEVRENLDNYRFNDAANTLYRFLWDEFCDWGIELSKAEKSSIKELGSIFKEALKLLNPFMPFISEYLYHELSKTSIHTHESIMISKYPEFTSQDKQIEDLFNIIIESIVSVRRAKTLVDLANTKIQKAYIKLNDFSLSEQLKNYTNFITTLAKCEQIELVDKNIEKSIRDVSEKLEVFIPTQDLDLSGILNRLNNQKTKLEKEFNKLDAMMKNENFIKNAPTQVVEQNKNQLDTIKSQLDKICEEISNLQG; encoded by the coding sequence ATGTATGATAAATCACTAGAAAAAGAATATTATAAAATTTGCGAAGAGCGTGGATATTTTGAAATAGATGGTAATAAAAAAATTCAAAAAAAAGATAAAAATTTTTGTATCATGATGCCTCCACCAAATGTAACAGGTGTTTTACACATAGGGCATGCTCTAACTTGTACATTGCAAGATATCACAACTCGCTATAAAAGAATGGATGGATACAAAACACTTTATCAACCAGGGCTTGACCATGCAGGTATTGCAACTCAAAATGTAGTAGAAAAACAGCTTTTAGCTCAAGGTATAACCAAAGAAGAATTAGGAAGAGAAGAATTTATAAAAAAAGTTTGGGAATGGAAAGAACAAAGCGGTGGAACCATAGTAAAACAAATGAGAATTTTAGGCATCACTCCTGCTTGGAGTCGTTTGCGTTTTACTATGGATGAGGGTTTAGTTAATGCTGTAAAAAAAGCCTTTGTAGATCTTTATAACAAAAAACTTATTGTTCGTGGAAATTATATGGTAAATTGGTGCACACACGATGGTGCATTAAGTGATATAGAAGTAGAACACAAAGAAAACAAAGGAAAATTATACCATTTAAGATATTTTTTAGAAAATAGCAATTCTTATATAGTAGTTGCTACAACAAGGCCTGAAACATATTTTGGCGATAGTGCTATTATGGTTAATCCAAATGATCAAAGATATAAAAATCTAATAGGACAATATGCCATTTTACCTTTAATCAATAAAAAGATCAAAATCATTGCTGATGAGCATGTTGATATGGAATTTGGAACAGGAGCTGTAAAAGTAACCCCCGCTCATGATGTAAATGATTATGAAGTTGGATTAAGACATAATCTTGAATTTATTACTATCTTTGATGAAAAAGGAATTTTAAACGAGCATTGTTTAAATTTTAAAGGCAAAGAAAGATTAAAAGCTAGAGATGAAATAGTTAAAACCTTAGAAGAAAAAGGTTTTGTAGAAAAAATAGAAGATTATACCAATCAAGTTGGATATTGCTATCGTTGTAAAAATATTGTTGAGCCCTATATTTCCAAACAATGGTTTGTGAAAAATGAAATTGCTAAAGAAAGCATAGAAAAGGTTAATCTAGGTGGAAGCAAATTTTATCCTTCGCATTGGATTAATAGTTTTAATGCTTGGATGAGAGAGCTGAAAGATTGGTGTATTTCAAGACAGCTTTGGTGGGGTCATCAAATTCCTGTGTATTATTGTCAATGCTCACATGAATGGGCAAGCGAAGAAACTCCTACTTCTTGTCCAAAATGTCAAAGTAGTAATTTCAAACAAGATCAAGATGTATTAGATACTTGGTTTTCATCAGGACTTTGGGCAATGAGTACTTTAGGATGGGGCAATAAAGAATGGGGTAAAAACACCCTTTGGAATGAAAGCGATTTGAAAGATTTTTATCCTAATTCTTTATTGATCACTGGTTTTGATATTTTATTTTTTTGGGTTGCTAGAATGATGTTTCAAAGCACCAATGCCTTAAATGAACTTCCTTTTAAAGATATTTATTTACATGCTCTTGTAAAAGATGAGCAAGGTAGAAAAATGAGCAAATCTTTAGGCAATGTCATAGATCCAGTTGAAAGTGTAGAAGAATATAGTGCTGATATTTTGCGCTTTACCCTAGCCTTGCTTGCAATCCAAGGAAGAGATATTAAGTTAAGTAATGACAAGCTTTTGCAAGTTAGAAATTTTACAAACAAGCTTTACAATGCAAGCAAATTTTTACTTTTAAATGAAGAAAAATTTGAAGATTTAAATCCAAATCAAATCCAATCAACATTAGCAAAATACATACTTTCTCGTTTTAATCTTTGTGTTAAAGAGGTAAGAGAAAATTTAGATAATTATCGTTTTAATGATGCAGCAAATACTTTATATAGATTTTTATGGGATGAATTTTGCGATTGGGGTATTGAACTTAGCAAAGCTGAAAAATCAAGCATAAAAGAACTTGGAAGTATTTTTAAAGAAGCACTAAAACTTTTAAATCCTTTTATGCCATTTATTAGTGAATATTTATATCATGAGCTTAGCAAAACTTCCATCCATACACATGAATCTATTATGATTTCTAAATATCCTGAATTTACTTCTCAAGATAAACAAATAGAAGATTTATTTAATATTATCATTGAAAGTATAGTTTCTGTGCGTCGTGCTAAAACTTTAGTAGATTTAGCTAATACAAAAATTCAAAAAGCTTATATAAAATTAAACGATTTTTCTTTGAGCGAGCAACTTAAAAATTATACTAATTTCATCACTACTCTTGCAAAATGTGAACAAATTGAATTGGTTGATAAAAATATAGAAAAATCAATCAGAGATGTAAGTGAAAAATTAGAAGTTTTCATTCCTACACAAGATTTAGATTTAAGTGGAATTTTAAATCGTTTGAACAATCAAAAAACAAAACTCGAAAAAGAATTTAATAAGCTTGATGCAATGATGAAAAATGAAAATTTTATTAAAAATGCACCAACGCAAGTTGTAGAACAAAATAAAAATCAACTAGATACTATAAAATCACAATTAGATAAAATTTGTGAAGAAATTTCTAATTTACAAGGTTAA